The following are encoded together in the Anaerostipes caccae L1-92 genome:
- the tagD gene encoding glycerol-3-phosphate cytidylyltransferase, protein MKKVITYGTYDLLHAGHINLLRRAKELGDYLIVVLSTDEFNWDEKQKKCYFSYDERKKLLEAIRYVDLVIPENNWEQKVSDVQEYHVDTFVMGNDWEGKFDFLKDYCDVVYLPRTEGISTTKIKQDLGLMGKQKGE, encoded by the coding sequence ATGAAGAAAGTTATCACTTATGGGACGTATGATCTGCTGCATGCGGGACATATTAACTTATTACGAAGAGCAAAGGAATTGGGAGATTATCTAATCGTAGTTCTCTCAACCGATGAGTTTAACTGGGATGAAAAACAGAAAAAATGTTATTTCAGCTATGATGAACGCAAAAAATTATTAGAAGCAATCCGCTATGTCGACTTAGTAATTCCTGAAAACAACTGGGAACAGAAGGTTTCGGATGTTCAGGAGTATCATGTGGATACTTTTGTCATGGGGAATGACTGGGAAGGCAAATTTGATTTCTTAAAAGATTATTGTGACGTAGTTTATCTTCCTAGAACAGAGGGCATCTCTACCACTAAAATAAAACAAGATTTAGGATTGATGGGGAAACAAAAAGGAGAATAA
- a CDS encoding CDP-glycerol glycerophosphotransferase family protein — MLHKLKRFTKGDKDVIDVYREVSRKKCVDTSLVLLEGAQGKNYNGNMFYLLKEIEQNPKWKDKHPIFVATKDTEKKTKEILKNYKFFKAQVVVRNSKKYAEYLATAKYLFTDNSFPTYMVKREEQVYVNTWHGTPIKYLGISDLKNATSLPNVQKNYLMCDYALFPNDHTREVFLDDYDLRNFMTGKCLMCDYPRNDAFYDGSAPAEKIKNIAYLPTWRGSGRIANVKEQKRIVAEFLNEIDKGLGDEQILYVNLHFLVGNDMDFEQYKHIRSFPKDQETYDFLKNCDMLISDYSSVIFDFAVSQKPIVLYAYDQEKYEQEKGTYFSIDELPFPIVENVDSLLYEINHVREIDTKNFINKFCKYADRHSSRKLLELVFQGKAENLCIQAARLNNKKNLYVYGDTLGDDSQKYLLVRYLKALDYSGYNVMLGFKGKLSYRKVEFLKNELPKEVQVHGLVNNYTFMVKEKTLLWLRKKLGVTNYSDRIRSIFEYQKNRLFGKMKIDEFVQFGVDGEKMIDTFSSLICEKSIILLPYEVEGCKVLHSSFLFNKKLALQNFDRVLDWRKKDFKEELIEKEENVDDAKKKFFNKTIEYSALFIKTFRTRFYYTAVSLVRYYSVIDVSQREVEIEAGDQKLQSCFLFKKGIPWFGDGKLNICIFKIHNTTIEKMKLSSTLHWCWEDRDGFGFKKKVIYGRKENGYKISAVSRYKDINRTIYYRANDNGFLALSVRPINFTDVNWQRIKLWAASLAAKALQKKNYILLYEKNCSRYEESASVLYEELIDQNYKNVFFVLDEEYLKKHGSEIKQKYKNNLISKFSLKHYFMFFACKTFMSSESIGHALETRCSSKAVRKRIVNKRFNYIFLQHGVMYMISLDSVSRKMFSQMPKKAKEYRVVVSSDLEAEHFLDFGQHKPEHIYLTGLCKFDKNKWNEDADRIVIMPTWRPWEYNQAVEDLYQTKYYKMLERMVYAVPESLRKKLTLLPHPLISEIFRGNGNEFSQYLPEADLKYDTILQNTKVLITDYSSISYDAFYRGANVIFYWEELEECLKEYGSNTKLMLNKSNAFGDICYNEKELSQKLIENFENGQRNEYIGNYQKIVEFHDGNNTKRLLKCLQKDNII, encoded by the coding sequence ATGCTGCATAAATTAAAAAGATTTACAAAGGGCGATAAGGATGTTATAGATGTTTACAGAGAGGTTTCTCGCAAAAAGTGCGTAGATACCTCTTTGGTGTTATTGGAGGGAGCTCAAGGCAAAAACTATAATGGAAATATGTTTTATCTTCTCAAGGAAATAGAACAAAATCCAAAGTGGAAGGATAAACATCCTATTTTTGTGGCTACCAAAGATACGGAAAAAAAGACTAAAGAGATCTTAAAAAATTATAAGTTCTTTAAGGCACAAGTTGTTGTTCGTAATTCAAAAAAATATGCAGAATATCTCGCCACAGCAAAATATCTGTTTACGGATAATTCCTTTCCTACTTATATGGTGAAAAGGGAAGAACAGGTCTATGTGAACACATGGCATGGAACTCCAATAAAATATTTAGGGATCAGTGATCTGAAAAATGCCACATCTCTGCCAAATGTCCAAAAGAATTATTTAATGTGTGATTATGCACTGTTCCCAAATGATCATACCAGAGAAGTGTTTTTAGATGATTATGATCTCAGAAATTTTATGACTGGCAAGTGCCTGATGTGTGATTATCCAAGAAATGATGCCTTTTATGATGGAAGTGCACCGGCAGAAAAGATAAAAAATATTGCGTATTTACCTACATGGCGCGGGTCGGGACGCATTGCAAATGTAAAAGAGCAAAAAAGAATTGTCGCTGAATTTTTAAATGAAATTGATAAAGGTCTGGGGGATGAGCAGATCTTATACGTTAATCTGCATTTCTTAGTAGGAAATGATATGGATTTTGAACAGTACAAGCACATCAGATCTTTTCCAAAAGATCAGGAGACATATGACTTTTTAAAGAACTGTGATATGTTGATTTCTGATTATTCAAGCGTGATTTTTGATTTCGCAGTATCACAAAAGCCAATTGTATTATATGCATATGATCAGGAGAAATATGAACAAGAAAAAGGAACTTATTTTTCCATAGATGAACTGCCGTTTCCAATTGTAGAAAATGTAGATTCACTTTTATATGAAATAAATCATGTAAGGGAAATTGATACGAAGAATTTTATAAATAAGTTTTGCAAATATGCGGACAGGCATTCCAGCAGAAAATTACTGGAATTAGTATTCCAGGGAAAAGCAGAAAATCTTTGTATACAAGCTGCACGATTGAATAATAAAAAGAATCTTTATGTATACGGTGATACATTGGGTGATGACTCACAGAAATATTTATTAGTCAGGTATTTAAAGGCACTGGATTATTCTGGGTATAATGTCATGCTGGGCTTTAAAGGAAAACTGTCTTACCGTAAAGTAGAGTTCTTAAAGAATGAACTTCCGAAAGAAGTTCAGGTCCATGGATTGGTAAATAATTATACTTTTATGGTAAAAGAAAAAACACTTCTTTGGCTGAGAAAGAAGTTGGGAGTCACGAATTATTCAGACAGGATCAGAAGTATTTTCGAGTATCAAAAAAATCGTCTTTTTGGAAAGATGAAAATAGATGAGTTTGTTCAGTTTGGTGTGGACGGAGAAAAGATGATTGATACTTTTTCTTCCTTAATATGCGAAAAAAGTATCATACTTCTTCCGTATGAAGTTGAAGGATGTAAAGTTCTACATTCCTCTTTTCTCTTTAATAAAAAGCTTGCATTACAAAATTTTGATCGGGTTTTAGATTGGAGAAAAAAGGATTTTAAAGAGGAACTTATAGAAAAAGAGGAAAATGTCGATGACGCAAAAAAGAAGTTTTTCAATAAGACAATAGAGTATTCAGCGTTATTTATAAAAACTTTTAGGACACGATTTTATTATACAGCGGTATCTTTGGTCCGTTATTATTCCGTAATTGATGTCAGCCAGAGAGAAGTTGAAATTGAAGCTGGTGATCAAAAGCTGCAATCTTGTTTTTTGTTTAAAAAAGGGATTCCTTGGTTTGGTGACGGCAAACTAAATATTTGTATTTTTAAAATTCATAATACAACGATTGAAAAAATGAAACTCAGCAGTACGCTGCACTGGTGCTGGGAAGACAGAGACGGATTTGGATTTAAAAAGAAAGTCATTTATGGACGCAAAGAAAACGGTTATAAAATTTCAGCTGTCAGCAGATACAAAGATATTAACCGGACCATTTATTATCGGGCGAATGATAATGGATTTCTGGCATTGTCTGTCCGGCCAATAAATTTTACGGATGTCAATTGGCAGAGAATAAAATTATGGGCCGCATCACTCGCAGCAAAAGCTCTTCAGAAGAAAAATTACATTTTATTATATGAGAAAAATTGTTCCAGATATGAGGAGTCAGCGTCTGTTTTATATGAAGAACTCATTGATCAGAACTATAAAAATGTATTTTTTGTCTTGGATGAAGAGTATCTCAAAAAACACGGGAGTGAAATTAAACAAAAATATAAAAATAATTTGATTTCAAAGTTTTCTCTTAAACACTATTTCATGTTTTTTGCATGTAAGACATTTATGTCTTCAGAAAGTATAGGGCATGCATTAGAAACAAGGTGCAGCAGCAAAGCTGTCAGGAAAAGAATCGTCAATAAAAGATTTAACTATATATTTCTGCAGCATGGTGTTATGTATATGATTTCGCTGGATTCTGTTTCCAGAAAGATGTTCAGTCAGATGCCGAAAAAAGCTAAGGAGTATAGAGTTGTAGTTTCATCTGATTTGGAGGCAGAACATTTTCTTGATTTTGGCCAGCACAAACCAGAGCATATATATTTGACAGGGCTATGTAAGTTTGATAAAAACAAATGGAATGAAGATGCAGACAGGATTGTTATCATGCCTACATGGAGACCATGGGAGTATAATCAAGCAGTTGAAGATCTTTACCAGACGAAATATTATAAAATGTTGGAAAGGATGGTATATGCAGTTCCTGAAAGTCTTCGGAAGAAGCTGACTCTGCTCCCCCACCCGCTCATCTCAGAGATATTTAGGGGAAATGGAAATGAATTCAGTCAGTATCTGCCTGAAGCTGACTTGAAGTATGATACCATTTTACAGAACACAAAAGTGCTTATTACGGATTATTCTTCTATTTCTTATGATGCTTTTTACCGAGGGGCAAATGTAATTTTCTATTGGGAAGAGCTGGAAGAATGTCTGAAGGAATATGGATCAAATACAAAACTGATGTTAAATAAATCAAACGCTTTTGGAGATATATGCTATAATGAAAAGGAACTGTCACAAAAGTTGATCGAAAATTTTGAGAATGGGCAACGAAATGAATATATCGGCAATTATCAGAAAATAGTCGAATTTCACGATGGAAACAATACAAAACGTCTGTTAAAATGTTTACAGAAAGATAATATTATTTAG
- a CDS encoding ABC transporter ATP-binding protein yields MAKNKEVLKVEHVGMKFNLSQEKVDNLKEYVIKLLKRQISYNEFWALKDINFSLNKGDRLGILGLNGAGKSTLLKVIAGVLKATEGTVVTKGKIAPLLELGAGFDQQYTGRENIYLYGAVLGFSKKFLDDKLEEIISFSELGNFIDVPVKNYSSGMKSRLGFSVATLVEPDILILDEVLSVGDAKFRRKSEAKIMSMFDKGVTVLFVSHSLEQVQRLCNKAILLEKGRIIASGDIGEVSKIYEEKTK; encoded by the coding sequence ATGGCTAAGAATAAAGAAGTTTTAAAAGTTGAGCATGTAGGAATGAAGTTCAATCTGAGTCAGGAAAAAGTTGATAACTTAAAAGAGTATGTTATAAAATTGCTGAAAAGGCAGATCTCATATAATGAATTTTGGGCCTTAAAAGATATAAATTTTAGTCTGAACAAAGGAGACCGCCTTGGAATTTTAGGATTGAACGGAGCTGGTAAAAGTACATTGCTGAAAGTTATTGCAGGTGTACTGAAAGCAACAGAAGGGACGGTAGTCACAAAAGGCAAGATTGCTCCGCTGCTTGAATTAGGTGCAGGTTTTGACCAACAGTATACTGGTCGTGAAAATATTTATTTATATGGCGCAGTTCTTGGATTTTCTAAAAAGTTTTTGGATGATAAGCTTGAAGAAATCATCAGCTTTTCAGAACTTGGTAATTTCATTGATGTGCCTGTTAAGAACTATTCATCAGGAATGAAGTCAAGGCTTGGATTTTCCGTTGCCACATTGGTTGAACCGGATATTCTGATTTTGGATGAAGTTTTGTCGGTTGGTGATGCTAAGTTTCGCAGGAAAAGCGAAGCGAAAATTATGAGTATGTTTGACAAAGGTGTTACGGTGCTGTTTGTCTCTCATTCTCTGGAACAGGTTCAGAGACTCTGTAACAAAGCAATTCTTTTGGAAAAAGGCAGGATTATTGCAAGCGGTGACATTGGTGAAGTAAGTAAAATTTATGAAGAGAAGACTAAATAG
- a CDS encoding ABC transporter permease has protein sequence MKTYIENFKKYRFLLYELVKKGVKLKYRRSYLGILWTLLEPLLTMIVLSIVFGTLFGNKDPQFPVYILTGRLMYSFFSSATNGAMKAIRTNAGMIKKVYVPKYIYPLSSVLFNYIIFAISLIVLVVVGIVLKVYPSVYMLQAIIPLFLILVTAFGVGMILSTMAVFFRDLEYLWSVGLMIIMYASAIFYYPEKLLKSGFGWILKCNPLYLLIHNFRQAVFGLPMNMKFLAASVAFAAVSIVIGLVFFYKKQDEFILHI, from the coding sequence ATGAAAACATATATTGAAAATTTTAAAAAGTACAGATTTTTGCTCTATGAGCTTGTAAAAAAAGGAGTCAAATTAAAATACCGGCGCTCTTATTTGGGAATCCTTTGGACCTTATTAGAACCATTGCTTACAATGATAGTTCTGAGCATTGTATTCGGTACGCTTTTCGGCAACAAAGACCCGCAGTTCCCAGTCTATATTCTGACCGGCCGCCTTATGTACAGCTTTTTTTCATCGGCGACAAACGGTGCTATGAAAGCAATTAGAACGAATGCGGGGATGATAAAAAAAGTATATGTCCCAAAGTATATTTATCCATTGTCCAGTGTTTTGTTCAATTATATTATTTTTGCAATATCACTGATAGTTTTGGTGGTTGTAGGGATTGTGCTGAAAGTTTATCCTTCTGTTTATATGCTGCAGGCCATCATACCTTTATTTTTGATTCTTGTGACAGCTTTTGGTGTGGGGATGATTCTCTCGACTATGGCAGTTTTTTTCCGGGATTTAGAATATCTGTGGTCCGTGGGACTGATGATCATCATGTATGCCTCAGCGATTTTCTACTATCCTGAGAAATTACTGAAATCCGGATTTGGCTGGATTCTTAAATGCAATCCCTTGTATTTGCTGATTCATAATTTCAGACAGGCTGTTTTTGGTCTGCCTATGAATATGAAGTTTTTAGCCGCATCTGTTGCATTTGCTGCAGTAAGTATTGTCATAGGCTTGGTTTTCTTCTACAAGAAACAAGATGAATTCATACTGCATATATAG
- a CDS encoding acyltransferase family protein produces MKFSKEDTLFMKGLAILIMFFHHSFLGPDRWMNLPITFFPFEKEAVVYLAGFFKICVGMFVFLTGYGMMASASKKIKTKLDMKKYLINRYTSLMSGFVFIFIAVQVLAIPTGYFQEIYGKGALSVCYFFIDAIGLSHLLGTPVFCPTWWYMSLATILIIVFPIFVRMLREYDILVLFISFLLPFALKLPMTDFIRWMPCYFLGMYCAEYDILAKIKNGYNNQKSGKKLMLFALAAIGLLGIIKLRQHPFIGAKFINIWDCLAPAFVILISYLFLVNFKGLKQLLVFFGKHSMNMFLIHTLFRGMFFQKFIYSFYYAWLDYAVLLAVSLVSSLLIELLKRIVRFDKVINKMKSRLYLKLGMN; encoded by the coding sequence ATGAAATTTAGTAAAGAGGATACATTATTTATGAAAGGACTGGCCATTTTGATTATGTTTTTTCATCACAGCTTCTTAGGACCGGACCGATGGATGAATTTGCCGATTACCTTTTTTCCATTTGAAAAAGAAGCAGTCGTTTATTTAGCAGGCTTTTTTAAGATCTGTGTAGGTATGTTCGTTTTCCTTACAGGGTATGGCATGATGGCTTCGGCATCGAAAAAGATTAAAACAAAGCTGGATATGAAAAAATATTTGATTAATAGGTATACATCTCTTATGTCAGGATTTGTGTTTATTTTTATTGCTGTACAAGTGTTAGCAATTCCTACAGGTTACTTTCAGGAGATTTACGGAAAAGGTGCATTGTCAGTCTGTTATTTTTTTATTGATGCGATAGGGCTCTCACATCTGCTGGGAACACCTGTTTTTTGCCCTACATGGTGGTATATGAGTTTAGCAACAATACTTATCATTGTTTTTCCGATATTTGTGAGAATGTTAAGGGAATATGATATATTAGTACTATTTATATCATTTCTGCTTCCGTTTGCATTGAAGCTGCCTATGACAGACTTTATTAGATGGATGCCATGTTATTTTTTGGGAATGTATTGTGCTGAATATGATATTTTGGCTAAAATTAAAAATGGATATAATAATCAGAAATCAGGGAAAAAATTAATGCTGTTTGCCTTGGCTGCAATCGGCCTGCTTGGTATAATAAAACTTAGACAGCATCCATTTATTGGAGCAAAATTTATAAATATTTGGGATTGTTTGGCTCCGGCTTTTGTAATTTTGATAAGTTATCTTTTTCTTGTAAATTTTAAAGGTTTAAAACAACTTTTGGTATTCTTTGGGAAACATTCCATGAATATGTTTTTAATTCATACTCTTTTCCGAGGGATGTTTTTTCAGAAATTTATTTATTCATTTTATTATGCATGGCTGGACTATGCCGTTCTGCTTGCCGTCTCACTTGTGAGTTCATTGCTCATAGAATTATTAAAAAGAATTGTAAGATTTGACAAGGTGATAAACAAAATGAAAAGCCGCCTTTATTTAAAATTAGGAATGAACTAA
- a CDS encoding glycosyltransferase, producing MSSFSRFKNQINTFTNIINTEKSKHNKNEAKIRQAAYVEYYNKSKINPHAVLYESYMGRGMICNPYAIFKTFKSRSDFNKYDHYWVFEDMEDNKKVIEEYASYDNVHFISRSDDEYLKQLASAKYLINNVTFPPLYTPKEGQIYVNTWHGIPLKTLGFDLPDGNVETRNTIKNFLSSDYLISPSEFMTTIYKQAFKLDGIYQGNIIQEGQPRNDNLFNTNRNDIINKLISYGVNVDPNKKIIMYAPTWKGGDYGNPDIGLEEYFNFIDTLESNINTDEYQVLVKPHQIVYKHIKNNKNITSQFIPAIIDTNEILSVVDILVSDYSSIYFDFLATGRPILFYIPDLEEYQKYRGLYHSIDTLPGPKTKIMADIPKWINNLESVIETYKSIYHEQKTSCCQYDDGNVCGRLLDILLENNKSPYHIISDMVTEKKKVVIFGSDLKPNGITQSLLSLLNIIDHDKFDITLLTLLNKSINNTPIINSVNKQVRVITKVAGANSSLNDDIRYKLIMEKGIENSLWDKIAPKSYFRREFKRIFGNSRFDYAIDFTGYSAHHATLFAFSDIPKKYIWQHNDLIKDRFRKVNGQMPLNKGLKVVFSTYPYYDKLVSCSKSVMDVNRKSLSTSKIKDKFTFARNTVHYERIQEALMQPSFLKVQGKDYYIKCINENLDNQKINMDIMEMPDSDCTVFVTMGRLSPEKNHANLITAFKKFHQEYQNTKLYILGAGPLMDDLTNQIVSLGLTDSVVLTGNLNNPFSFVKQCNCFILPSNYEGQPMVIQEARVLEIPIILSDFSTGKDTYIENGQLVIKKDSESIYSGFKAYMENRVPQYSFDPHEYNLSVYKEFEQLFD from the coding sequence ATGTCAAGTTTTTCACGTTTTAAAAACCAGATAAATACTTTTACAAATATTATAAATACTGAAAAAAGCAAGCACAATAAAAATGAGGCTAAAATCCGTCAGGCTGCCTATGTCGAATATTATAATAAGAGCAAAATTAATCCTCATGCTGTTTTATATGAATCTTATATGGGACGGGGAATGATTTGTAATCCTTATGCTATTTTTAAAACTTTTAAAAGCAGATCTGATTTTAATAAATATGATCATTACTGGGTATTTGAAGATATGGAAGATAACAAAAAGGTAATTGAAGAATATGCTTCATACGATAATGTTCATTTTATCTCCAGGAGTGATGACGAATATTTAAAACAATTGGCCAGTGCAAAATATCTTATTAATAACGTTACTTTTCCACCTCTTTATACTCCAAAAGAAGGACAGATTTATGTCAATACCTGGCATGGTATCCCCTTAAAGACACTCGGTTTTGATTTGCCGGATGGCAATGTTGAAACCCGGAATACCATAAAGAATTTTTTGTCATCAGATTATTTAATTTCTCCAAGTGAGTTCATGACCACAATTTATAAGCAGGCGTTTAAGCTGGATGGTATCTATCAAGGAAATATCATCCAGGAAGGACAACCTCGAAATGATAATCTATTTAATACAAACAGAAATGACATTATAAATAAACTGATTTCCTATGGAGTAAATGTTGATCCGAACAAAAAGATTATCATGTATGCTCCGACATGGAAAGGCGGGGATTACGGAAATCCTGATATAGGGTTAGAGGAGTATTTTAATTTCATAGATACTCTGGAATCTAATATAAATACTGATGAATATCAAGTCTTAGTTAAACCGCATCAAATTGTATACAAGCATATTAAAAATAATAAGAACATTACTTCACAGTTTATACCTGCGATCATTGATACAAATGAAATCTTATCGGTAGTTGATATTTTAGTTTCTGATTACTCCAGTATCTATTTTGACTTTCTGGCAACTGGGCGCCCTATTTTGTTTTATATACCGGATCTTGAAGAATATCAAAAATACAGAGGTCTTTATCATTCTATAGACACTCTGCCTGGCCCAAAGACAAAAATCATGGCAGATATTCCGAAATGGATCAATAATCTTGAGTCTGTTATTGAAACATACAAAAGCATATATCACGAACAAAAAACATCATGCTGTCAATATGATGACGGCAATGTCTGCGGCCGCCTATTAGATATTCTGCTTGAGAACAACAAATCACCGTATCACATTATATCTGATATGGTGACAGAAAAGAAAAAAGTAGTCATATTTGGCAGTGATTTAAAACCTAATGGCATTACTCAGTCTTTATTAAGTTTATTAAATATCATTGACCATGATAAATTTGACATTACATTATTAACTCTTTTAAACAAAAGTATAAATAATACTCCAATTATTAATTCTGTGAATAAGCAAGTAAGAGTCATCACTAAAGTTGCCGGAGCAAACAGCAGTCTGAATGATGATATCCGCTATAAATTGATTATGGAGAAAGGAATAGAAAACAGTCTGTGGGATAAAATTGCTCCTAAATCGTATTTTCGTCGTGAATTTAAAAGAATTTTTGGTAATTCCAGATTTGACTATGCAATTGATTTTACTGGCTACAGCGCTCACCATGCCACTTTATTTGCATTTTCTGATATTCCAAAAAAGTATATCTGGCAGCACAATGACCTGATAAAGGACAGATTCCGTAAAGTAAATGGTCAAATGCCTTTAAATAAAGGACTTAAAGTTGTATTTTCAACTTACCCTTACTATGACAAACTAGTTTCCTGCAGTAAATCAGTCATGGACGTAAACAGAAAGTCTTTATCTACGTCTAAAATAAAAGATAAATTTACATTTGCAAGAAATACGGTTCACTACGAACGCATTCAGGAAGCACTGATGCAGCCCTCTTTCTTAAAGGTTCAAGGAAAGGATTATTATATAAAATGTATAAACGAGAATTTGGATAATCAAAAAATCAACATGGATATAATGGAAATGCCTGACTCCGACTGTACTGTTTTTGTGACTATGGGCCGCCTTTCCCCTGAAAAAAACCATGCTAACCTTATTACAGCTTTCAAAAAGTTTCATCAGGAATACCAAAATACAAAATTATATATCTTGGGTGCAGGCCCTCTGATGGATGATTTGACAAATCAGATTGTATCGCTTGGCCTGACGGATTCTGTTGTTCTTACCGGTAACTTAAATAACCCCTTTTCTTTTGTAAAACAATGTAATTGTTTTATACTGCCGTCGAATTATGAGGGACAGCCAATGGTAATACAAGAAGCCCGGGTTTTGGAAATCCCCATTATACTTTCTGATTTTTCAACAGGAAAAGATACTTATATTGAGAATGGACAGCTGGTCATCAAGAAGGATTCCGAGAGCATTTATAGTGGTTTCAAAGCCTATATGGAAAATAGAGTTCCACAATACAGCTTTGACCCCCATGAATATAATTTATCTGTTTATAAAGAATTTGAACAATTATTTGATTAG